The genome window CCTGGTGTATGGCTGCACGCTGATTTCCCTGTGCCTGGCCTTTCTGATCGGACGATGGCTACCGGAAAAGGCTATCACCCGGTTTTTGCGAGAGGTGCATCTCGTTCGGGCGGCGACATTCCTGGAGGGCTTCCACGGGCTGGATGCCGAGCAGCGACTGGCGCGACTGACGGAAAAATCGCCCCGGCGCTGGGTACCGTGGCTTCTAAAGCACCGCTATCTTACGCTGATGCTTGCCATCAACCTGCCGGGCAATATGCTTCTGGGCGGAGGTGGCGGGCTGGCGCTGATGGCGGGCATGAGCAGGATGTTTTCCATTCACCGATACATACTCATGGTCGCGGCTGCAATTTCACCCATCCCCATCATTCTGATGGTATTCGGCGATCGCATGGCCAGCTGGCCGATCTGAGCCGCCGAGCGCGTCGTCCGGCCTCCTCACATGAAGTAATGCCGAAGCAATTGCACAACGATAATCAACGCCATCAGCGGAATGATCCACCGCGCAATATTGCCGTAGTCCCGGCGTTCACCCTTGGGGGCATATTTCTCGACCAAAGGAATAATGATGATCAGAGACACAAAAAGGACAGCGAGAATCGTCAGCAGGGTGCCCATGGCCAGTTTCTCCAAAAAAATTGATGACTAACCTGACAAAAACCGGGACGGATCCATTTTCGCACTATCCAATGGATAATAAATCCGTCCCGGCTTGCTCAGGTCACATCTTGCCTTCGGCGACCAGTAACCGGTGTTCATGGTGAAGGCCTTTGAACAGACTGTAACTCATCACCAACAGCACCAGGGTAAATGGCAAGCCGACACTCAAGGCACCCGCCTGCAGAGCATTCAGTGCCTCTTCACCGCCAACAAACAGCAGCACACCCGCGATCGACCCCTCGGTAACAGCCCAGAAGATGCGCTGACCTTTCGGAGCATCAATCTTGCCACCGGAGGTAATACTATCGATGACAAGTGAGCCGGAATCGGAGGACGTCACGAAGAATGTCAGCACCAGCGTAATGCCGATGAGCGATGTAATAGACGAGAGTGGAATGTTCTCCAGTGCCTGAAACATGGCCAAAGACACCTCGGTCAGCCCTTCGGAGGATAACACCCCGATGTCGTTCTGGACCTGTTCAAGCGCAGCGCCACCAAAGGCGCTCATCCAGAAAACGGTGATCATCGTCGGAATGATCAGCACCGCCGTGACAAATTCACGCACGGTACGGCCCCTCGACACCCTTGCGATAAACATACCCACGAACGGTGACCAGGAAATCCACCAGGCCCAGTAGAATACCGTCCAGCCGTGGAACCAGGTGGTATCTTCTTCACGGCCAAAAGGATTACTCAGCGCGAACATATTGGATGCATAGGACGCCGTTGTTTCCCAGAGCCACTGGAATATGGCGAACGTCGGACCTGCAAATATCACGAATAGAAGCAGCAACCCTGCCATCACGATGTTGGCGTTACTCAGCAACTTCACACCACCGTGAATGCCGCGAATAACCGACAGGGTTGCGACCGCGGTTACACCCGCAATGACGCCTACCTGGACGTTGAGACCGCCCTTGATATCAAACAGATAGGAGATCCCGGATGCGGCCTGCTGGGCACCAAAGCCAAGCGAGGTGGCAAGCCCGAAGATCGTCGCCAGAACGGCAACAGTATCAATGATGTTGCCAGGCCAGCCCCACACTTTGTCACCGAGAATCGGAAAAAACGCGGAGCGAATGGTTAATGGAAGGCCCTTGTTGTAGGCAAAGAACGACAATGAGAGGCCAACAATCGCATAGATCGCCCACGGGTGCAGGCCCCAGTGATACATGGTCGCACCCATTGCCAGGCGGGCGCCTTCTGCGGTGTTTGGCTCAACACCAAGGGGTGTTCCATACCAGTCCGTGTAATAGGCAATAGGCTCGGCCACAGACCAGAACATCAGACCCGTGCCCATGCCGGCCGCAAACAGCATCGCAAACCAGGACATGATGGAAAACTCGGGCCTGGCATCGACACCGCCAATCCGAATCTTGCCCACTGGCATGAAAATCAACGCCAGACAGAAGAGCACAAACAGGTTTGCACTGAGAAGGAAGCCCCAGTCAAAGACAGCGATGGCACCATTCTTGGC of Marinobacter sediminum contains these proteins:
- a CDS encoding BCCT family transporter: MGDVVKDEYRTNYVAGQDNIARFGFDIHNIVFPLTALLIVAFVVGTLIFPSGAKELLDSAKNGAIAVFDWGFLLSANLFVLFCLALIFMPVGKIRIGGVDARPEFSIMSWFAMLFAAGMGTGLMFWSVAEPIAYYTDWYGTPLGVEPNTAEGARLAMGATMYHWGLHPWAIYAIVGLSLSFFAYNKGLPLTIRSAFFPILGDKVWGWPGNIIDTVAVLATIFGLATSLGFGAQQAASGISYLFDIKGGLNVQVGVIAGVTAVATLSVIRGIHGGVKLLSNANIVMAGLLLLFVIFAGPTFAIFQWLWETTASYASNMFALSNPFGREEDTTWFHGWTVFYWAWWISWSPFVGMFIARVSRGRTVREFVTAVLIIPTMITVFWMSAFGGAALEQVQNDIGVLSSEGLTEVSLAMFQALENIPLSSITSLIGITLVLTFFVTSSDSGSLVIDSITSGGKIDAPKGQRIFWAVTEGSIAGVLLFVGGEEALNALQAGALSVGLPFTLVLLVMSYSLFKGLHHEHRLLVAEGKM